AACCTGTGGGCTCTGGGCCGGGTCTTCACCCTGGCCTCGTGCCTCCTGTCGGTCGGCTGCAACGATTCGCCGGTCGACAAGCTGGTCCACGACGTGACCAGCGACGACCCCGAAGACCGGCACGACGCGCTGAAGGGTCTGGAGGACTACGCCGATCAGGCCGCGGACGCCTTGCCGGCCATCGTCGAGTCGCTCAGCCACGAGGACGCCAAGGTTCGCTACCGCAGCGCCAAGCTGCTCAGCAAGATGGAGGCCGACGCCGCGCCGGCCATCGATGCGATGGTCGCGGCCTATCCGACCGCCGACGCCGAGACCCGCTACTACCTGCTCAAGGCGTTCGGCAACATCGACGAGGCCGCCGCGCTGGCCACGCCGCTGCTTGCCGCGACCCTTAAGAGCAGCGACTCGAAGCACCGCTACTACGCCGCGAAGGCGCTCGCCAAGATCGGTCCGGGCGCCGTCGAGGCCGAGCCCGCGCTGCGACTGGCCGCCCGGGACCGCGACGAGAAGGTGAGCCGCGCCGCCCAGGACGCGCTGGCGAGTTTGTCCGCGAACCGCTGAGTCAGAGCGTTGAAAGGAACCACCGTGTTGACC
This is a stretch of genomic DNA from Posidoniimonas polymericola. It encodes these proteins:
- a CDS encoding HEAT repeat domain-containing protein, producing the protein MKRHAQNLWALGRVFTLASCLLSVGCNDSPVDKLVHDVTSDDPEDRHDALKGLEDYADQAADALPAIVESLSHEDAKVRYRSAKLLSKMEADAAPAIDAMVAAYPTADAETRYYLLKAFGNIDEAAALATPLLAATLKSSDSKHRYYAAKALAKIGPGAVEAEPALRLAARDRDEKVSRAAQDALASLSANR